A single region of the Thioalkalivibrio nitratireducens DSM 14787 genome encodes:
- a CDS encoding archease produces the protein MHASVRESAKNRIPALRGGWEHFPHEADMGVRGHGDTLPDAFAAVAEATIAVVTDPAGIDPAERVEFACSASDPDLLLYDFLNAIVYEMAVGGRLFSRFRVEIEGETLRAEAWGEPVDGRRHQPAVEIKGATFTQLAVRQAADGSWIAQCVLDI, from the coding sequence ATGCACGCATCCGTGCGCGAATCCGCGAAGAACCGTATTCCCGCACTGCGCGGTGGCTGGGAGCATTTTCCCCACGAGGCCGACATGGGGGTTCGCGGGCATGGCGACACGCTGCCGGACGCCTTTGCGGCGGTGGCCGAGGCGACGATTGCGGTGGTGACCGACCCGGCCGGGATCGACCCGGCGGAGCGGGTCGAGTTCGCGTGTTCCGCGTCCGACCCGGACCTGCTGCTCTACGATTTCCTGAACGCGATCGTGTACGAAATGGCGGTTGGTGGACGGCTGTTTTCCCGGTTCCGGGTGGAGATCGAAGGCGAAACGCTGCGCGCCGAGGCCTGGGGCGAGCCGGTGGACGGCAGGCGCCACCAGCCGGCGGTCGAGATCAAGGGCGCCACCTTCACCCAGCTTGCCGTGCGGCAGGCCGCCGACGGCTCCTGGATCGCGCAGTGCGTGCTGGACATCTGA
- a CDS encoding RtcB family protein has translation MDINRFTKVSDTAWRLEPQGAMRVPAVIYADEALLADMDDKVAEQASNVAMLPGIVQASYAMPDAHWGYGFPIGGVAAFDAEQGGVVSAGGVGFDVSCGVRTLLTGLDHRAIEAVQPRLADALFAGIPAGLGSTGQIHLRDQQMTDMLRGGAAWAVERGFGQPEDLERIEERGQMAGADPEAVSQQARKRQRNEMGTLGSGNHYLEVQHITRVFDPEVAAAFGLAEGQVVVSIHCGSRGLGHQIGTEFLREMAIAAKGHGIELPDRELACAPIHSEIGQRYLGAMRAAINCALANRQILTHLAREVFAEVLPDANLRLLYDVSHNTCKTERHVVDGRDRELYVHRKGATRAFGPGHPDLPEALRGVGQPVLIGGSMGTASYILVGTNEGERLSFNSACHGAGRAMSRHQATRQWRGRALVDELAARGILIRSPSLRGVAEEAPGAYKDVSRVVQASHDAGLARLVARVEPMVCIKG, from the coding sequence ATGGACATCAACCGATTCACGAAGGTATCCGATACGGCCTGGCGGCTCGAGCCGCAGGGCGCGATGCGGGTACCCGCGGTGATCTATGCCGACGAAGCGCTCCTGGCCGACATGGACGACAAGGTTGCCGAACAGGCGTCGAACGTCGCGATGCTGCCGGGGATCGTGCAGGCCTCCTACGCGATGCCCGACGCCCACTGGGGCTACGGCTTCCCGATCGGCGGCGTCGCGGCCTTCGATGCCGAGCAGGGCGGGGTGGTCTCTGCCGGCGGCGTCGGCTTCGACGTGTCCTGCGGCGTGCGCACGCTGCTGACCGGGCTGGATCACCGGGCCATCGAGGCAGTCCAGCCGCGACTGGCCGATGCATTGTTCGCGGGCATTCCGGCGGGCCTGGGCAGCACCGGCCAGATCCACCTGCGGGACCAGCAGATGACCGACATGCTGCGCGGCGGGGCCGCCTGGGCCGTCGAACGGGGTTTCGGCCAGCCGGAGGACCTGGAGCGGATCGAGGAACGCGGGCAGATGGCGGGCGCCGATCCCGAAGCCGTGTCGCAGCAGGCGCGCAAGCGCCAGCGCAACGAGATGGGCACGCTGGGGTCCGGCAACCACTACCTCGAGGTTCAGCACATCACCCGCGTCTTCGACCCCGAAGTGGCGGCCGCCTTCGGGCTTGCGGAGGGTCAGGTCGTGGTGTCGATCCATTGCGGATCGCGGGGCCTCGGCCACCAGATCGGCACCGAGTTCCTGCGCGAGATGGCGATCGCCGCCAAGGGGCATGGAATCGAGCTGCCCGACCGGGAACTGGCCTGCGCGCCGATCCATTCGGAAATCGGCCAGCGTTACCTGGGTGCGATGCGCGCGGCAATCAACTGCGCGCTCGCGAACCGGCAGATCCTGACGCATCTGGCCCGTGAGGTCTTCGCCGAGGTGCTGCCCGATGCCAACCTGCGCCTGCTCTACGACGTCTCGCACAATACCTGCAAGACCGAGCGCCACGTGGTCGACGGGCGCGATCGCGAACTCTACGTGCATCGCAAGGGCGCGACCCGGGCGTTCGGTCCCGGCCATCCGGATCTGCCCGAGGCGCTGCGCGGCGTGGGCCAGCCGGTATTGATCGGCGGTTCCATGGGCACCGCGTCGTACATTCTCGTCGGCACGAACGAGGGCGAGCGACTTTCGTTCAACTCCGCCTGCCACGGCGCGGGTCGGGCGATGAGCCGGCATCAGGCGACGCGTCAATGGCGCGGGCGGGCGCTGGTCGACGAACTCGCCGCCCGCGGGATCCTGATCCGCAGCCCCAGTCTGCGCGGCGTCGCCGAGGAGGCTCCAGGCGCCTACAAGGACGTGAGCCGGGTGGTTCAGGCGAGCCACGACGCCGGCCTCGCGCGCCTGGTCGCCCGGGTCGAACCGATGGTCTGCATCAAGGGCTGA